In Syntrophomonas wolfei subsp. wolfei str. Goettingen G311, a single window of DNA contains:
- the mobB gene encoding molybdopterin-guanine dinucleotide biosynthesis protein B, translated as MLLIVKIISFIGRHNSGKTTLLRRVIEKLRQTGFKVAVIKHTSHVLDTDGEHDSDLLFSAGAEMVCAVSPALSIHYLRHEREPDLQEILTQIPLTVDLIITEGYKKEAYPKIEVLRQVTGIEFIDAENIIARVSDFTIDDDLPCFNFEEIEELCRFIISL; from the coding sequence ATGCTTTTAATAGTGAAAATAATTTCATTTATTGGTCGGCATAATTCCGGCAAGACAACTTTATTAAGGCGGGTAATTGAAAAACTTAGACAAACTGGTTTTAAAGTAGCAGTGATTAAGCATACATCCCATGTCCTGGATACAGATGGGGAACACGACTCCGATCTTCTATTTAGTGCTGGGGCGGAAATGGTCTGCGCTGTTTCCCCGGCCTTGTCTATTCACTACCTGAGACATGAAAGGGAACCGGATTTACAGGAGATTCTGACCCAAATTCCGCTCACAGTGGATTTGATTATTACCGAAGGATATAAAAAGGAAGCTTATCCTAAAATCGAAGTCTTACGTCAGGTAACCGGTATAGAGTTTATCGATGCAGAAAACATTATCGCCCGGGTCTCCGATTTTACCATTGATGATGATTTGCCCTGTTTTAATTTTGAGGAAATCGAAGAACTTTGCCGGTTCATTATTTCACTTTAA
- a CDS encoding complex I 24 kDa subunit family protein gives MMANYQDIIANYKDKKGGIIEAYHALQREFNYIPQKAVAEAARVFGVSEAQAYGVATFYSYLSVEKRGKYIIRMCESAPCHVAGADKVLKAMEDYLGIKVGETTADGKFTLELCECVGQCQATPVITVNSQPVFNVSSEKIPEILSAYK, from the coding sequence ATGATGGCAAATTACCAGGACATCATCGCAAACTACAAAGACAAAAAAGGTGGAATTATCGAGGCTTATCATGCTCTGCAAAGGGAGTTCAACTACATTCCCCAGAAGGCAGTGGCAGAGGCGGCCAGGGTTTTCGGCGTTTCCGAGGCTCAGGCTTATGGAGTGGCTACCTTTTATTCCTACCTTTCGGTAGAGAAGAGAGGAAAGTATATTATCCGTATGTGCGAAAGTGCGCCTTGCCATGTGGCGGGAGCTGATAAAGTTCTTAAGGCGATGGAAGACTACCTGGGAATAAAAGTTGGGGAAACCACGGCTGATGGCAAGTTTACCCTGGAATTATGCGAATGCGTAGGTCAGTGCCAGGCCACTCCGGTTATCACGGTTAACAGCCAACCGGTATTCAATGTTAGCTCGGAAAAGATCCCCGAGATACTAAGTGCTTACAAATAG
- a CDS encoding amidohydrolase produces MRILLDNISIIPVSGSNSFIEKGYLLIEDVFIKELGTGKAPEGEFDHIIDGENQVLLPGFINAHTHAAMTLLRGYADDLPLMEWLENKIWPLEAKLTPEDIYWGTMLAIVEMIKSGTTTFNDMYFCMDEVARAVELSGMRAVLARGMVGVGPESEQAIEDSRELIGKWQGQAGGRISFRLGPHAPYTCPPAYLERVMQLSDELQAGIHIHVAETRVEYEDILKQYGKTPVSHLESLGLFQGRQVLAAHCVHLNEEEIGILHQYQVGVAHNPESNMKLASGIAPVPRMLESGIAVALGTDGASSNNNLDMLQEMRSSSFLHKVNTMDPMVLPAYQALEMATANGAISLGMGNELGRLEPGYRADMIIMNLKEAHMTPRYDLLANIVYSAQASDVNSVIIDGKIVMENREIKTFDEQEVLAKARETARKLVGK; encoded by the coding sequence GTGAGGATTCTTTTAGACAATATCAGCATTATCCCTGTAAGCGGAAGTAATTCTTTCATAGAGAAAGGCTATCTTTTGATTGAAGATGTTTTTATTAAAGAGCTGGGGACGGGGAAAGCTCCGGAAGGGGAATTTGACCATATAATCGATGGTGAAAACCAGGTGCTGCTCCCCGGTTTTATCAATGCCCATACCCATGCAGCCATGACCCTTTTGCGGGGTTATGCGGATGACCTGCCTCTGATGGAATGGTTGGAAAACAAAATCTGGCCCCTGGAGGCGAAACTGACCCCGGAAGATATCTATTGGGGTACCATGCTGGCTATTGTGGAGATGATTAAGTCGGGTACTACCACTTTTAATGATATGTATTTCTGTATGGATGAGGTGGCCCGGGCGGTTGAATTGAGCGGAATGAGGGCAGTCTTAGCACGGGGAATGGTAGGAGTGGGACCGGAAAGCGAGCAGGCCATTGAGGACAGCCGCGAGCTCATTGGGAAATGGCAGGGCCAGGCCGGTGGCAGGATTTCTTTCCGGCTGGGGCCTCATGCTCCCTATACCTGCCCTCCGGCTTACCTGGAAAGGGTTATGCAACTCTCCGATGAACTGCAAGCAGGTATACATATTCATGTAGCGGAGACCCGGGTGGAATATGAGGATATACTGAAGCAATATGGAAAAACGCCGGTTTCTCATTTGGAATCCCTGGGGCTTTTTCAAGGACGTCAGGTCTTGGCGGCTCATTGTGTTCACCTCAACGAGGAGGAAATCGGGATATTGCATCAGTACCAGGTGGGTGTAGCCCATAACCCGGAAAGCAACATGAAGCTAGCCAGTGGAATAGCGCCGGTACCGCGTATGCTGGAAAGCGGTATAGCAGTAGCTTTGGGTACCGATGGAGCTTCCAGTAACAATAATCTGGACATGCTGCAGGAGATGCGCAGTTCTTCCTTTTTACATAAGGTAAACACTATGGATCCCATGGTTTTGCCGGCTTACCAGGCTCTGGAGATGGCCACGGCCAATGGAGCCATCAGCCTGGGGATGGGGAATGAGCTGGGACGATTGGAGCCGGGATACCGGGCGGATATGATTATCATGAATTTAAAGGAGGCCCACATGACCCCCCGTTATGACCTTCTGGCCAATATCGTTTATTCCGCTCAGGCCAGCGATGTGAATAGCGTGATAATTGATGGAAAAATTGTGATGGAAAACCGGGAAATCAAGACTTTTGACGAGCAGGAAGTGCTGGCTAAAGCCCGGGAAACAGCCCGGAAATTGGTGGGGAAGTAA
- a CDS encoding class II aldolase/adducin family protein: MNRLQYQQERNELLQTAQEIFSSGLVSGTWGNVSLRVSGQGLMLITPSGMDYNQMDAEDMVLLDGEEKVLAGKYKPSVETPLHLGIYKKRPEINAIVHVHSLYATAFAVARQNIPVILEEAAQVIGHEVRVAPYALCGSRQLAENVLKVLGKDKRAVLLANHGLLGLGGNLPEALRVCLVAERTARIAIYSRILGPLHSLRAEDILSLRQVFENYGQKKD, from the coding sequence GTGAATAGATTGCAATACCAGCAGGAAAGGAATGAGCTTTTGCAAACTGCTCAGGAGATATTTTCCTCCGGTCTGGTAAGCGGAACCTGGGGTAATGTGAGTTTAAGGGTGTCCGGCCAGGGTCTGATGCTTATCACCCCCAGTGGAATGGATTATAATCAGATGGATGCGGAAGATATGGTTTTGCTTGATGGAGAAGAAAAGGTTTTGGCCGGTAAATATAAACCATCGGTGGAAACCCCGCTGCATCTGGGAATATATAAAAAACGCCCGGAAATAAACGCTATTGTACATGTTCATAGTCTTTATGCCACGGCCTTTGCGGTGGCCCGGCAGAATATCCCGGTAATATTGGAAGAGGCGGCTCAGGTAATTGGGCATGAGGTTAGGGTAGCCCCCTATGCCCTCTGCGGTTCACGGCAATTGGCGGAAAATGTCCTCAAGGTCCTGGGCAAGGACAAAAGGGCGGTTTTGCTGGCCAATCACGGGCTGTTGGGTTTGGGGGGGAATTTGCCGGAGGCCCTGCGGGTTTGCCTGGTAGCTGAGCGCACGGCCCGCATTGCCATTTATTCTCGTATACTGGGACCGTTGCATTCCCTTAGAGCTGAAGATATTTTAAGCCTGCGCCAGGTTTTTGAGAATTATGGGCAGAAGAAGGATTGA